One Phycisphaeraceae bacterium genomic window carries:
- the tilS gene encoding tRNA lysidine(34) synthetase TilS: MDSTSAARDATPEPDPGGRRLDALRRDPACRAILRRWRSLTGDLPTRRTLAACSGGADSSALVAALASRGADSLVVAHVLHDMRSREEASGDRDFVRELASSLGVEFVEASVRVPSRGNAEAGARRLRYAELARLARERGCSCVATGHHAQDQLETMLLALLRGAGPGALAGMRERRTLEGETRLIRPMLRVTRADSERLCALAGIVWREDRTNLDTTRARGAIRHEVLPLLERIRPGAASRAGNASDLLRGVSELLDAQVRDAFGDCAEWERDRLRGLPSVVVGEGLRRAFAAASGGGKNDRLARRVVDQAVVFIRSRSGERREFQWPAGVRVEVDAARVRVTSPC; this comes from the coding sequence ATGGACTCGACAAGCGCCGCGCGCGACGCAACGCCGGAGCCGGACCCGGGGGGCCGACGCCTCGACGCCCTGCGCCGCGACCCGGCGTGCCGCGCCATTCTCCGGCGCTGGCGCTCGCTCACGGGCGACCTGCCGACGCGCCGCACGCTGGCGGCGTGCTCGGGGGGGGCCGACTCCAGCGCGCTCGTGGCGGCTCTGGCGTCGAGGGGCGCCGATTCGCTCGTGGTCGCGCACGTGCTGCACGACATGCGTTCTCGCGAGGAGGCGTCCGGCGATCGCGACTTTGTGCGCGAGCTGGCGTCGTCGCTGGGCGTCGAGTTCGTCGAAGCGTCGGTGCGCGTGCCTTCTCGCGGCAACGCGGAGGCTGGCGCCAGGCGCCTGCGCTACGCGGAGCTCGCCCGGCTGGCGCGCGAGCGGGGGTGCTCGTGCGTCGCCACCGGGCACCACGCGCAGGACCAGCTCGAGACGATGCTGCTCGCGCTGCTGCGCGGCGCGGGTCCGGGCGCCCTTGCTGGCATGCGTGAGCGGCGCACGCTCGAGGGCGAGACGCGGCTCATCCGCCCGATGCTGCGTGTGACGCGAGCAGACTCGGAGCGTCTGTGCGCACTGGCCGGGATCGTGTGGCGCGAAGACCGGACCAATCTCGACACGACGCGCGCACGGGGCGCGATCCGCCACGAGGTCCTGCCGCTGCTGGAGCGCATCCGCCCCGGCGCCGCGTCGAGGGCCGGGAACGCCTCGGACCTGCTGCGGGGCGTGTCCGAGTTGCTCGACGCGCAGGTGCGCGACGCGTTCGGCGACTGCGCCGAGTGGGAGCGCGACCGGCTGCGCGGGTTGCCGTCGGTGGTGGTGGGGGAGGGGCTGCGGCGTGCGTTTGCCGCGGCGAGCGGGGGCGGAAAGAACGACCGCCTGGCGCGACGCGTGGTCGACCAGGCGGTGGTGTTCATCCGTTCGCGCTCGGGGGAGCGACGGGAGTTTCAGTGGCCGGCGGGCGTGCGCGTCGAGGTCGACGCGGCGCGTGTGCGCGTCACTTCGCCTTGCTGA
- a CDS encoding proline dehydrogenase family protein, with the protein MALFSRKAKKPSTTARPPSGAAATHRAQPAATVSPTHAPPQIAALEPRIQQVGAEMLSLANANKAGMLSKQFWSDKLMDWSMKDQGFKVQLFRFVDAFPALRTPDMVHEHLVDYLTQPGVNPPPGMDLGIKAGGLAKGIFTNTVSSQIKGMASKFIAGTDAATALPGLKKLWSDGIAFSVDLLGEACVSAPEADAYRDKYLDLINNLPREVASWKAQERLERDHLGPVPRVNVSIKISSLSPKCDPLKGKVALDDLMTRLRPILEAAKQNNVFVNFDMEQFSLKDFTLDLFMRCCDEFDFDAGLAMQAYLKSGDADAKRICEWSKRTGRVVTVRLVKGAYWDYETIHAEEMGWPCPVWNTKRETDACFERMTTIFLDSTPRRAGEGGVKLALGSHNVRSIATAVAGLEARGLPKEAIELQMLHGMADQLKTAAEQMGLRVREYVPVGEMIPGMAYLVRRLLENTSNESWLRAGFMDNASTDVLLASPHTSAAAIPAHVNGMSVNGHSQTSSVQPGGKPDLYLIAPERHALTPAIPGVGNDRPFFTEPMRDLSDSSQREAFASAVARASVPKVANDKTPADASAAVAKAAEFFRSWRDEDPRVRAAVLTRAANIMRSRRDELAGVMIRESGKTWREADADVCEAIDFCEYYARLAVPLFERQRLGRFIGELDEQWHQPRGVAAIIAPWNFPLAICCGMTVAALVTGNTVVVKPAEQTPGIAKILVDILHEAGAPRDALHFLPAPGETTGAALVRDPRVALIAFTGSKAVGLDIIKAAGVTPEDQPFVKRVVCEMGGKNALIVDTSADLDEAVLGVRQSAFGFQGQKCSACSRAIVLDAHYDTFVERIVEATRALVVGDPLDPATDVGPVIDEESAKKIRSYIERGKRDLRCVLETPVPAGLEQKVGKPFVGPTIFADVPPDHALAREEIFGPVLAIIRAKDYDEALRIANSSVYKLTGGVYSRKPSNLERARKDFRVGNLYLNRGITGALVGRQPFGGFGMSGVGSKAGGAEYLLQFVEPRCCTENTMRRGFAPEL; encoded by the coding sequence ATGGCCCTGTTCTCGCGCAAGGCAAAGAAGCCCTCCACCACCGCACGACCTCCCAGCGGGGCGGCGGCGACTCACCGCGCGCAGCCCGCGGCCACGGTCTCCCCCACGCACGCCCCGCCGCAGATCGCCGCCCTCGAGCCGCGCATCCAGCAGGTCGGCGCCGAGATGCTCTCCCTCGCGAACGCGAACAAGGCCGGGATGCTGAGCAAGCAGTTCTGGTCCGACAAACTGATGGACTGGTCCATGAAAGACCAGGGCTTCAAGGTGCAGCTGTTCCGCTTCGTCGACGCGTTCCCGGCGCTGCGCACGCCCGACATGGTGCACGAGCACCTCGTCGATTACCTGACGCAGCCGGGCGTCAACCCGCCCCCGGGCATGGACCTCGGCATCAAGGCCGGAGGCCTGGCGAAGGGCATCTTCACCAACACCGTGTCCTCGCAGATCAAGGGCATGGCGAGCAAGTTCATCGCCGGGACCGACGCCGCCACCGCGCTGCCGGGGCTCAAGAAGCTCTGGAGCGACGGCATCGCCTTCAGCGTCGACCTGCTGGGCGAGGCGTGCGTGAGCGCGCCCGAGGCCGACGCGTACCGCGACAAGTACCTCGACCTGATCAACAACCTCCCGCGCGAGGTCGCGTCGTGGAAGGCGCAGGAGCGTCTGGAGCGCGACCACCTCGGCCCCGTGCCTCGCGTGAATGTGTCGATCAAGATCTCGTCGCTCTCGCCGAAGTGCGACCCGCTCAAGGGGAAGGTCGCCCTCGACGACCTGATGACCCGCCTGCGCCCCATCCTCGAGGCCGCGAAGCAGAACAATGTCTTCGTGAACTTCGACATGGAGCAGTTCTCGCTCAAGGACTTCACGCTCGACCTGTTCATGCGCTGCTGCGACGAGTTCGACTTCGACGCCGGGCTCGCGATGCAGGCGTACCTGAAGTCGGGCGACGCCGACGCGAAGCGGATCTGCGAGTGGTCGAAGCGCACCGGGCGCGTCGTCACAGTGCGCCTCGTGAAGGGTGCGTATTGGGATTACGAGACGATCCACGCCGAGGAGATGGGCTGGCCATGCCCGGTGTGGAACACGAAGCGCGAGACCGACGCGTGCTTCGAGCGCATGACCACGATCTTCCTCGACTCGACGCCCCGGCGCGCCGGCGAGGGCGGCGTCAAACTCGCGCTGGGCTCGCACAATGTCCGCTCCATCGCGACGGCGGTCGCCGGCCTCGAAGCCCGCGGGCTGCCGAAGGAAGCGATCGAGCTGCAGATGCTCCACGGCATGGCGGACCAGCTCAAGACCGCCGCCGAGCAGATGGGCCTGCGCGTGCGCGAGTATGTCCCGGTGGGGGAGATGATCCCCGGCATGGCCTACCTCGTGCGCCGCCTGCTCGAGAACACCAGCAACGAGTCGTGGCTGCGCGCCGGCTTCATGGACAACGCGTCCACCGATGTCCTGCTCGCGTCGCCCCACACATCCGCCGCCGCCATCCCGGCGCATGTCAACGGGATGTCCGTCAACGGTCACTCGCAGACCAGCTCCGTGCAGCCCGGGGGCAAGCCCGACCTGTACCTGATCGCGCCCGAGCGTCACGCCCTCACGCCGGCGATCCCCGGGGTGGGCAACGACCGCCCCTTCTTCACCGAACCGATGCGCGACCTCAGCGATTCCTCGCAGCGCGAGGCGTTCGCGAGCGCCGTCGCCCGCGCGAGCGTGCCGAAGGTCGCCAACGACAAGACCCCGGCCGACGCGAGCGCCGCGGTCGCGAAGGCCGCCGAGTTCTTCCGCTCGTGGCGCGACGAGGACCCGCGCGTGCGCGCCGCGGTCCTCACCCGGGCCGCCAACATCATGCGCTCGCGGCGCGACGAGCTGGCCGGCGTCATGATCCGCGAGAGCGGCAAGACCTGGCGCGAGGCCGACGCCGATGTCTGCGAGGCGATCGACTTCTGCGAGTACTACGCGCGTCTCGCCGTCCCGCTCTTCGAGCGCCAGCGCCTCGGGCGATTCATCGGCGAGCTCGACGAGCAGTGGCATCAGCCCCGGGGCGTGGCCGCGATCATCGCGCCGTGGAACTTCCCCCTCGCGATCTGCTGCGGCATGACGGTCGCGGCGCTCGTCACCGGCAACACGGTCGTCGTCAAGCCCGCCGAGCAGACGCCCGGCATCGCGAAGATCCTCGTCGACATCCTCCACGAGGCCGGCGCCCCGCGCGACGCGCTGCACTTCCTGCCCGCGCCGGGCGAGACCACCGGCGCCGCCCTCGTGCGCGACCCGCGCGTCGCGCTCATCGCGTTCACCGGCAGCAAGGCGGTCGGGCTCGACATCATCAAGGCAGCGGGCGTGACCCCCGAAGACCAGCCCTTCGTGAAGCGCGTCGTGTGCGAGATGGGCGGCAAGAACGCCCTCATCGTCGACACGAGCGCCGACCTCGACGAGGCGGTGCTGGGCGTGCGCCAGAGCGCCTTCGGCTTCCAGGGCCAGAAGTGCTCGGCGTGCTCGCGCGCCATCGTGCTCGACGCGCACTACGACACCTTCGTCGAGCGCATCGTCGAAGCGACCAGGGCCCTGGTCGTGGGCGACCCGCTCGACCCCGCGACCGACGTCGGCCCCGTCATCGACGAGGAGTCGGCGAAGAAGATCCGGTCGTACATCGAGCGGGGCAAGCGCGACCTGCGCTGCGTGCTCGAGACGCCCGTCCCGGCGGGGCTCGAGCAGAAGGTCGGTAAGCCCTTCGTCGGACCGACGATCTTCGCCGATGTCCCGCCCGACCACGCGCTCGCGCGCGAGGAGATCTTCGGCCCCGTCCTCGCGATCATTCGCGCCAAGGACTACGACGAGGCCCTGCGCATCGCCAACAGCAGCGTGTACAAGCTCACCGGCGGCGTCTACAGCCGCAAACCCAGCAACCTCGAACGCGCGCGCAAGGACTTCCGCGTCGGCAATCTCTACCTGAACCGCGGCATCACGGGCGCGCTCGTCGGGCGACAGCCCTTCGGCGGGTTCGGCATGTCGGGCGTCGGGTCGAAGGCCGGCGGCGCGGAATACCTGCTCCAGTTCGTCGAGCCTCGCTGCTGCACCGAGAACACGATGCGCCGCGGGTTCGCGCCCGAGTTGTGA
- a CDS encoding FAD-dependent thymidylate synthase → MEGVELKQHGGAAMTAGVQITRVELEQDQQWSDLMGGAARLDVTVHDHGLCAIIDVMPRLVPQGHTADQAIVQAARVSYGAGTKKVNEDRGLIRYLLRHRHTTPFEMVEFKFHVRMPIFVARQWIRHRTANVNEYSARYSIVPDRFYRPSRDDIRQQSKTNRQGRDELIDDATAEAFLGYLDRAERLHDEYMKLTEQGLAREIARIGLPQSVYTEWYWKIDLHNLLRFLSLRIDEHAQKEIRDFSRAMLALIEPMCPWTVEAWRDYELESVRLTRLEIEALRAGASELATDNKREQAEWAEKRAKLGME, encoded by the coding sequence ATGGAAGGCGTCGAACTCAAGCAGCACGGAGGCGCGGCCATGACCGCTGGCGTCCAGATCACACGCGTCGAACTCGAGCAAGACCAGCAGTGGTCCGACCTCATGGGCGGCGCCGCCCGGCTCGATGTCACTGTCCACGACCACGGGCTCTGCGCCATCATCGATGTCATGCCCCGGCTCGTCCCGCAGGGCCACACCGCCGACCAGGCGATCGTCCAGGCGGCGCGCGTGTCCTACGGCGCCGGCACCAAGAAGGTGAACGAGGATCGCGGGCTCATCCGCTACCTCCTGCGTCACCGGCACACGACGCCCTTCGAGATGGTCGAGTTCAAGTTCCACGTGCGCATGCCGATCTTCGTGGCGCGCCAGTGGATCAGGCACCGCACCGCGAACGTGAACGAGTACTCGGCGCGCTACTCGATCGTGCCCGACCGTTTCTATCGCCCCTCGCGCGACGATATCCGCCAGCAGAGCAAGACCAACCGGCAGGGGCGCGACGAACTGATCGACGATGCGACGGCCGAGGCCTTCCTGGGCTACCTCGATCGCGCTGAAAGACTGCACGACGAGTACATGAAACTCACGGAGCAGGGCCTGGCGCGCGAGATCGCGCGCATCGGCCTGCCCCAGAGCGTGTACACCGAGTGGTATTGGAAGATCGACCTGCACAACCTGCTGCGCTTCCTCTCGCTGCGCATCGACGAGCACGCGCAGAAAGAGATCCGCGATTTCTCGCGCGCGATGCTGGCGCTCATCGAGCCGATGTGCCCGTGGACCGTCGAGGCGTGGCGCGACTACGAGCTGGAGAGCGTCCGCCTGACGCGACTGGAAATCGAGGCCCTGCGCGCCGGCGCGTCGGAGCTGGCGACCGACAACAAGCGCGAGCAGGCGGAGTGGGCCGAGAAACGCGCGAAGCTCGGGATGGAGTGA
- a CDS encoding sigma-70 family RNA polymerase sigma factor, with protein MVQHTPQSVSPLAQARHRRGSALTDGSRASRRRLSPEDERTLHHMLTKEQDYIDNPAFYEEGAERKIYDEAPDIRKPDTSWYHPVMDDITPTRLREREREQRHSEQVILTAAEERVLFLQYNYARHCISEIQKVVWARPDQQPTDEQIDDLLRWKRVAERLREQIANTNLALVLAMAKRTRMSEVDFADLVSEGNMALLRAVDKFDAGRGFKFSTYACRAILKAFSRQAMKLSKYRQRFPTDFDPKLEKSDFLETKRAEFEQDAASEVRRIVTENRADLSDIERTVIEHRFGLESGQLEKPMTLEQVGQIIGVTKERVRQIQNKALEKIRGQLESAFLGAPKKDEEAAQGEAANEGPAKRIADLMNA; from the coding sequence ATGGTCCAGCACACGCCACAATCCGTCTCTCCGCTCGCGCAGGCCCGCCATCGTCGCGGCAGCGCGCTCACGGACGGTTCGCGCGCCAGCCGCCGTCGGCTCAGCCCCGAGGACGAGCGCACCCTCCACCACATGCTCACCAAAGAGCAGGACTACATCGACAACCCCGCCTTCTACGAGGAGGGCGCCGAGCGCAAGATCTACGACGAGGCCCCCGATATCCGCAAGCCGGACACGTCGTGGTACCACCCCGTCATGGACGACATCACCCCCACGCGCCTCCGCGAGCGTGAGCGCGAGCAGCGCCACAGCGAGCAGGTCATCCTGACCGCCGCCGAGGAGCGGGTGCTGTTCCTCCAGTACAACTACGCCCGCCACTGCATCAGCGAGATCCAGAAGGTCGTCTGGGCACGCCCCGACCAGCAGCCCACCGACGAGCAGATCGACGATCTGCTCCGCTGGAAGCGCGTCGCAGAGCGTCTGCGCGAGCAGATCGCCAACACGAACCTCGCGCTCGTGCTCGCGATGGCCAAGCGCACCCGCATGTCCGAGGTCGACTTCGCGGACCTGGTCTCCGAGGGCAACATGGCCCTCCTCCGCGCCGTCGATAAGTTCGATGCCGGTCGTGGCTTCAAGTTCAGCACCTACGCCTGCCGCGCCATCCTCAAGGCGTTCTCCCGCCAGGCGATGAAGCTCAGCAAGTACCGTCAGCGCTTCCCCACGGACTTCGACCCCAAGCTCGAGAAATCGGATTTCCTCGAGACCAAGCGGGCCGAGTTCGAGCAGGACGCCGCCAGCGAGGTCCGGCGGATCGTCACCGAGAACCGCGCTGACCTGTCCGACATCGAGCGCACCGTCATCGAGCACCGCTTCGGGCTCGAGTCCGGCCAACTCGAGAAGCCCATGACCCTCGAGCAGGTCGGGCAGATCATCGGCGTCACCAAGGAGCGCGTGCGCCAGATCCAGAACAAGGCCCTGGAGAAGATCCGCGGCCAGCTCGAGTCCGCCTTCCTCGGCGCCCCCAAGAAGGACGAGGAAGCCGCCCAGGGCGAGGCCGCCAACGAAGGCCCCGCCAAGCGCATCGCCGACCTTATGAACGCCTGA
- the rnhA gene encoding ribonuclease HI: MTDPSEPRPHVLLFTDGACSGNPGPGGWAYILKHPASGTVRERSGAELDTTNNRMELIAVIEGLRAIKRPSRVDITSDSQYVLKGLKEWLDQWIARGWKTAAKKPVKNEDLWRDLDALRKTHEMRFHWIKGHNEHPENSRCDLLAVAARETLVAGNA, from the coding sequence GTGACCGACCCGAGCGAACCACGCCCGCATGTCCTGCTGTTCACCGACGGCGCCTGCTCCGGCAACCCCGGGCCGGGGGGCTGGGCGTACATCCTCAAGCACCCTGCGTCGGGAACAGTGCGCGAGCGGTCGGGCGCAGAGCTCGACACCACGAACAACCGCATGGAGCTCATCGCGGTCATCGAGGGCCTGCGCGCCATCAAGCGACCCTCGCGCGTCGACATCACCTCCGACAGCCAGTACGTGCTGAAGGGGCTGAAGGAGTGGCTCGACCAGTGGATCGCGCGCGGGTGGAAGACCGCGGCGAAAAAGCCCGTCAAAAACGAGGACCTCTGGCGCGACCTCGACGCGCTGCGCAAGACGCACGAGATGCGGTTCCACTGGATCAAGGGCCACAACGAACACCCCGAGAACTCTCGCTGCGACCTGCTCGCGGTCGCGGCGCGAGAGACGCTGGTGGCAGGGAACGCCTGA
- a CDS encoding superoxide dismutase, with the protein MAFTLPDLPYPADALEPHIDARTMQIHREKHHNAYVTNANKALEGTKFADMPVEEVIKHLNDIPAEKRTAVRNNAGGHANHSLFWQIMAPAGREGGGGPTGALLGAIDEAFGSFDAFQKKFADAAATRFGSGWAWLVVKNGKLEVCSTPNQDNPLMGESIAGCSGTPILGLDVWEHAYYLHYQNRRPDYVGAWWNVVNWPKVAELFSKAK; encoded by the coding sequence ATGGCCTTCACCCTGCCCGACCTTCCCTATCCAGCCGACGCGCTCGAGCCCCACATCGACGCCCGGACCATGCAGATCCATCGCGAGAAGCACCACAACGCCTATGTCACCAATGCGAACAAGGCCCTCGAGGGCACGAAGTTCGCCGACATGCCTGTCGAGGAGGTCATCAAGCACCTGAACGACATCCCGGCCGAGAAGCGCACCGCCGTGCGTAACAACGCCGGGGGGCACGCGAACCACTCCCTGTTCTGGCAGATCATGGCCCCGGCCGGTCGCGAGGGCGGGGGCGGCCCGACGGGCGCGCTCCTCGGCGCAATCGACGAGGCGTTCGGCTCGTTCGACGCCTTCCAGAAGAAGTTCGCCGACGCCGCCGCCACGCGCTTCGGCTCGGGCTGGGCGTGGCTCGTCGTGAAGAACGGCAAGCTCGAGGTCTGCTCGACCCCCAACCAGGACAACCCGCTCATGGGCGAGTCGATCGCCGGCTGCTCGGGCACGCCCATCCTCGGGCTCGATGTCTGGGAGCACGCGTACTACCTGCACTACCAGAACCGTCGCCCCGACTATGTCGGCGCGTGGTGGAACGTCGTGAACTGGCCGAAGGTCGCCGAGCTGTTCAGCAAGGCGAAGTGA
- the mnmA gene encoding tRNA 2-thiouridine(34) synthase MnmA, which produces MKPASGKGKALVAMSGGVDSSVAAALLLREGYEVVGCFMRLGSPGEELDAIQTFDEAQREACDPRKVKIGHQGCCSVGDAADARLVAAELGVPFYVCNFKKDFGRIIDYFVDEYASGRTPNPCVRCNDWLKFGKLHEYAKTLGCDFVASGHYARIDRTGPSPRLLRGVDHDKDQSYVLFGAPRDRLGEMLLPIGEFEKGRVREMARGFGLPVFDKPDSQEICFVPDNDYASLVERRRPGEMREGAIVDPEGRVVGKHDGQHRFTIGQRRGVGVALGYPIYVVNKDANTNTVTVGPAEMLETKSCAAREVNWLVDEREFAEWTACYAKIRYNAEPVPARCRVDMERDLLEVEFDDAQRAVAPGQAVVCYDAATTSVVLGGGWIS; this is translated from the coding sequence GTGAAACCCGCTTCGGGAAAGGGCAAAGCGCTGGTCGCCATGTCGGGCGGGGTGGATTCCTCCGTCGCCGCCGCGCTGCTCCTGCGCGAGGGCTACGAGGTCGTCGGCTGCTTCATGCGCCTGGGCTCGCCCGGCGAGGAACTCGACGCGATCCAGACCTTCGACGAGGCCCAGCGCGAGGCGTGCGACCCCCGGAAGGTGAAGATCGGGCATCAGGGGTGCTGCTCGGTGGGCGACGCCGCCGACGCGCGCCTCGTCGCGGCGGAACTGGGCGTGCCCTTCTATGTGTGCAACTTCAAGAAGGACTTCGGGCGCATCATCGACTATTTCGTGGACGAGTACGCGAGCGGGCGCACGCCCAACCCCTGCGTGCGCTGCAACGACTGGCTGAAGTTCGGCAAACTGCACGAGTACGCAAAGACGCTTGGGTGCGATTTCGTCGCGTCGGGCCACTACGCGCGGATCGACCGGACGGGGCCCTCGCCCCGGCTGCTGCGCGGCGTGGATCACGACAAGGACCAGTCGTATGTCTTGTTCGGGGCGCCGCGGGACCGGCTGGGCGAGATGCTGCTGCCCATCGGCGAGTTCGAGAAGGGTCGCGTGCGCGAGATGGCGCGCGGGTTCGGGCTGCCGGTGTTCGACAAGCCGGACTCGCAGGAGATCTGCTTCGTCCCGGACAACGACTACGCGTCGCTCGTCGAGAGGCGCCGCCCGGGGGAGATGCGCGAGGGCGCGATCGTCGATCCGGAGGGGCGCGTCGTCGGGAAGCACGACGGGCAGCACCGCTTCACGATCGGGCAACGCCGCGGCGTGGGCGTGGCGTTGGGCTACCCGATCTATGTCGTGAACAAGGACGCGAACACCAACACGGTGACGGTGGGCCCGGCCGAGATGCTCGAGACGAAGTCGTGCGCGGCGCGCGAGGTGAACTGGCTCGTGGACGAGCGCGAGTTCGCCGAGTGGACGGCGTGCTACGCGAAGATCCGATACAACGCCGAGCCCGTGCCGGCGCGCTGCCGCGTGGATATGGAGCGGGACCTGCTGGAGGTCGAGTTCGACGACGCGCAGCGCGCGGTGGCGCCCGGGCAGGCGGTGGTGTGCTACGACGCGGCGACAACGAGCGTGGTGCTCGGGGGCGGGTGGATTTCCTGA